In Apostichopus japonicus isolate 1M-3 chromosome 5, ASM3797524v1, whole genome shotgun sequence, a single window of DNA contains:
- the LOC139967436 gene encoding extracellular serine proteinase-like — translation MVFRCLLVILAVCKVSADRAPYYSYDMSIDGQFIIGIEPDEDPYELKKRLLDELGSHNIGIDHILEAGPRVILAKFDPKFADQVCDMSGVAYLEADGPMVMQGSKPPATGPELPEWNLDRVNQRDLPLDGNADYAGDGGNGTHVYLLDSGLFKGHVAFEGKEKLSFDARSEKGNDCNGHGTHAGAIIVSKRYGIAHNATIHGVRVVGCRGHTTISLACRGINYVARKRRLPCVMQIGSITEEGISPSLDEGVRVISKLGCVVVVPAGNNGNDACLQSPSRSEEVITVGALAHWDYIHQNSNWGKCVDIFAPGQNVRSAWYISTVDNDTLSGTSMSASHVTGAALLKLSSGIKPEKVKARLIKEATKGRMHGVMNGSPSRILYIKPPQVKPPRTPKPRTEL, via the exons ATGGTATTTCGGTGTCTTCTCGTCATATTAGCTGTTTGTAAAGTCTCAGCGGACCGAGCTCCTTATTATTCATATGACATGTCGATAGATGGACAATTTATAATAGGCATTGAG CCAGATGAGGATCCATACGAACTCAAGAAGCGTTTACTAGACGAGTTAGGTAGCCACAACATCGGCATCGATCATATACTCGAAGCAGGACCGAGAGTTATTCTGGCTAAATTTGATCCTAAATTTGCCGATCAG GTTTGTGATATGTCAGGGGTAGCCTACCTCGAAGCTGATGGACCAATGGTAATGCAGGGAAGTAAGCCTCCTGCCACAGGGCCCGAATTACCGGAATGGAATCTTGATAGGGTTAATCAACGTGATCTTCCTTTAGATGGCAATGCTGATTATGCAG GAGATGGAGGGAATGGCACACATGTGTACCTGTTGGACAGCGGTCTCTTTAAAGGTCACGTGGCCTTTGAGGGTAAAGAAAAACTGAGTTTCGATGCGCGGTCTGAAAAG GGCAATGATTGCAATGGTCACGGTACTCACGCCGGTGCAATTATCGTAAGTAAGAGGTACGGGATCGCCCACAATGCAACGATTCACGGTGTCAGGGTAGTCGGTTGCAGGGGCCACACGACAATTTCGCTCGCCTGTAGAG GTATAAACTACGTAGCTAGGAAGCGCCGTTTGCCTTGCGTAATGCAAATCGGATCGATCACAGAAGAAGGGATATCACCTAGTCTGGATGAAGGCGTTCGTGTCATCTCGAAACTAGGATGTGTCGTCGTGGTACCAGCGGGCAACAACGGCAACGATGCCTGTTTGCAATCTCCATCCAGATCAGAGGAG GTGATTACTGTTGGGGCGTTGGCACACTGGGATTACATCCACCAGAATTCAAATTGGGGAAAGTGCGTAGATATCTTTGCTCCAGGACAAAACGTCAGGAGTGCGTGGTACATCTCGACTGTTGATAACGACACCCTTTCGGGAACGTCGATGTCAGCCAGTCACGTGACAG GAGCTGCTCTCTTGAAGCTATCGAGTGGAATAAAGCCAGAAAAGGTTAAAGCTAGACTGATCAAAGAAGCTACCAAGGGCCGGATGCACGGGGTAATGAATGGCTCTCCTAGTCGAATTTTGTACATCAAGCCACCGCAAGTCAAACCACCGAGAACGCCAAAGCCAAGGACGGAGCTATGA